In one Candidatus Reconcilbacillus cellulovorans genomic region, the following are encoded:
- a CDS encoding sugar ABC transporter permease produces the protein MTAHRTVAAVLSAAAMGLGQIYNRQFVKGFLLLMFHAAGVWFFATRLGHALWGLVTLGERKQELRRVGKVYQVVPGDHSIFLMVEGLIVLFAFMVFIAAYAANIRDAYRVGRLRERGGRPNGFRETLDYLVDRKFPQLVVAVPLLFVFFFSVLPIVFSVLIAFTNYSSPKYLPPANLVDWTGFAAFRDLFGLSAWKKTFYGVFSWTVTWAVLATLTTFFGGFAVALLVQQPGIRFKAFWRTVYMLPFAIPAFVSLLVMRNFFNAQFGPLNQYLRWIGIEGPPWLSDPTWAKVTVLLVNLWIGFPVSMLLIMGILTTIPRELYEAAAVDGASAFQKFRVITFPTVMFALSPILIGQFAGNINNFNVIYLLTNGNPANSEYQFAGHTDLLITWLYKLSVNNGKYNFASVIGIVIFLVVASFSIWNFRRTRAFREEELFR, from the coding sequence ATGACCGCGCATCGGACGGTCGCGGCCGTCCTGTCGGCGGCGGCGATGGGGCTGGGGCAAATCTACAACCGGCAATTCGTAAAAGGATTTCTGTTGTTGATGTTTCATGCCGCCGGGGTCTGGTTTTTCGCGACGCGGCTCGGCCACGCGCTGTGGGGGCTCGTCACGCTCGGAGAGCGGAAACAGGAACTCCGGCGGGTCGGCAAGGTGTACCAGGTCGTGCCGGGAGACCATTCGATTTTTCTGATGGTGGAAGGGTTGATCGTCCTCTTCGCTTTTATGGTGTTCATCGCGGCATATGCGGCGAACATCCGCGACGCCTACAGAGTCGGCCGGCTGCGCGAGCGGGGCGGACGGCCGAACGGCTTTCGCGAAACGTTGGATTATCTCGTCGACCGGAAGTTCCCGCAGCTCGTCGTCGCCGTTCCTCTTCTGTTCGTCTTTTTCTTTTCGGTGCTGCCGATCGTCTTTTCCGTGCTGATCGCGTTTACCAATTATTCATCGCCGAAATATTTGCCTCCGGCGAATCTGGTCGACTGGACCGGTTTTGCGGCGTTTCGCGACCTGTTCGGGTTGAGCGCGTGGAAAAAAACGTTTTACGGCGTATTTTCGTGGACGGTCACGTGGGCGGTGTTGGCGACGCTTACCACTTTTTTCGGCGGATTTGCTGTCGCGCTGCTCGTCCAGCAGCCGGGCATCCGGTTCAAGGCGTTCTGGCGGACGGTCTATATGCTGCCGTTTGCGATTCCGGCGTTCGTGTCGTTGCTCGTCATGCGGAATTTCTTCAACGCCCAGTTCGGGCCGCTCAACCAATATCTGCGGTGGATCGGCATCGAAGGACCGCCGTGGCTGTCCGATCCGACCTGGGCGAAAGTGACGGTGCTTCTGGTCAATCTCTGGATAGGTTTCCCGGTTTCGATGCTGCTGATCATGGGCATTTTGACGACGATTCCGCGCGAACTGTACGAGGCGGCGGCGGTGGACGGGGCGTCGGCGTTTCAGAAATTCCGCGTGATTACGTTTCCGACCGTCATGTTCGCGCTTTCTCCGATCCTGATCGGCCAGTTCGCAGGCAATATCAACAATTTCAACGTGATCTACCTGCTGACCAACGGCAATCCGGCCAACAGCGAGTATCAGTTCGCCGGCCATACGGACCTGCTCATCACCTGGCTGTACAAATTGTCCGTGAACAACGGCAAATATAATTTCGCGTCGGTCATCGGGATCGTCATTTTCCTGGTTGTAGCGAGCTTTTCGATCTGGAATTTCCGGCGCACGCGCGCGTTCCGGGAGGAGGAGCTGTTCCGATGA
- a CDS encoding sugar ABC transporter substrate-binding protein: MKVRPRKSLWIVAAILLVSSVALWGCSDNGGDRSSSASPAASKDGGSSPQKPEPITISVFYGAPGQQVTPDNKIYKKIREELGVTLKEEFLVGDLEQKLGVMIASGDYPDLITASTKLVAAKAVIPLEDLIEQHAPNLKKHYAKVWNKLKDPSDGHIYWLPNYGVFHGKVYDTWYAGPAFWIQKDVLKEFGYPKLKTLDEYFNLIREYVKKHPTIDGQPTIGFTTLAYDWRIFPFINAPEHLTGHPNDGDVVVDNNVAQVFWDKDMTKRYIQELNKLYNEGLMDKEAFTQNYDTYLAKLATGRVVGMFDQHWNFQQAEDSLIAQGKIERTYVGFPLVYEPGIREWYRDRPPVNLNNGFGITVKAKDPVRIIKFLDAVMDEKWQKLFSWGEEGVDYMVRPDGKFYRTPEQRKQQEDTAWKLANKAETLFGYLPKIEGSYSDGNATSPGNQPDEFFESLKPLDKEVLSAYGHKTWTEFFAEPPENPVYYPAWTIDLIEGSEAAVAHKRMVDTMLKYLPKAVMAKPDQFEKVWNEYVTEFRKINIKAYEDRINEQIQWRIKNWSSS, from the coding sequence ATGAAAGTTCGCCCCAGAAAGTCGCTGTGGATTGTGGCGGCGATTCTTTTGGTTTCCAGTGTTGCGTTGTGGGGATGCAGCGACAACGGCGGGGACCGGTCTTCTTCGGCATCTCCGGCCGCAAGCAAGGACGGTGGGTCTTCTCCGCAAAAGCCTGAACCGATCACGATTTCCGTTTTTTACGGTGCACCCGGGCAGCAGGTGACGCCGGACAACAAGATTTATAAAAAAATTCGCGAGGAGCTCGGGGTAACGCTGAAAGAAGAGTTCCTCGTCGGCGACCTGGAACAAAAACTGGGCGTCATGATCGCAAGCGGCGACTATCCCGATCTCATCACCGCCAGTACGAAACTGGTGGCAGCGAAAGCCGTCATCCCGCTGGAGGACCTGATCGAGCAACACGCGCCGAATTTGAAAAAGCATTACGCAAAAGTCTGGAACAAGCTGAAAGACCCGAGCGACGGCCATATTTACTGGCTGCCCAACTACGGCGTTTTTCACGGGAAAGTTTACGATACGTGGTATGCCGGTCCTGCTTTCTGGATCCAGAAAGACGTGTTGAAGGAATTCGGCTATCCCAAACTGAAAACGCTTGATGAATATTTTAATTTGATCAGGGAATATGTGAAAAAACATCCGACTATTGACGGTCAGCCGACGATCGGATTTACGACGCTGGCGTACGACTGGAGAATATTCCCGTTTATCAATGCTCCCGAACATCTGACCGGCCATCCGAATGACGGCGACGTCGTGGTCGACAACAACGTCGCCCAGGTGTTCTGGGACAAAGATATGACCAAACGGTATATCCAAGAGCTGAATAAACTTTACAACGAAGGTCTGATGGACAAGGAAGCGTTTACGCAAAACTACGACACTTATCTGGCCAAACTGGCCACCGGACGCGTGGTTGGCATGTTCGATCAGCATTGGAATTTTCAGCAGGCCGAAGATTCTCTCATCGCACAGGGCAAAATCGAGCGCACGTACGTCGGCTTCCCGCTCGTGTATGAGCCGGGAATCCGGGAATGGTACCGAGATCGTCCCCCGGTCAATTTGAACAACGGGTTCGGCATTACGGTAAAAGCCAAAGATCCGGTGCGCATCATCAAATTCCTCGACGCGGTAATGGATGAAAAATGGCAAAAGCTTTTCTCCTGGGGCGAAGAAGGCGTCGATTACATGGTCAGGCCGGATGGGAAGTTCTATCGTACGCCGGAGCAACGCAAACAGCAGGAGGATACGGCTTGGAAGCTGGCCAACAAGGCGGAAACGCTGTTCGGGTACCTGCCGAAAATCGAAGGGTCTTACAGCGACGGAAACGCGACATCGCCGGGTAACCAGCCGGACGAGTTTTTCGAATCGCTGAAGCCCCTGGACAAAGAAGTGCTGAGCGCCTACGGCCACAAGACGTGGACGGAGTTTTTCGCCGAGCCGCCGGAAAACCCGGTCTACTATCCCGCATGGACGATCGATTTGATCGAAGGGTCGGAAGCCGCGGTCGCGCATAAGCGGATGGTCGACACGATGCTGAAATATTTGCCGAAAGCAGTCATGGCCAAGCCGGACCAGTTCGAAAAGGTATGGAACGAGTACGTGACCGAATTCCGCAAAATCAATATCAAGGCGTATGAAGACCGGATCAACGAACAAATTCAATGGCGGATTAAGAACTGGTCGAGTTCTTAA
- a CDS encoding two-component sensor histidine kinase: MLYKINDIPLRYKFLLIYFLCVLIPILTINLLFFHQNSAHVRIREEDNVRKSFERATGELLAMIEESVELSLSISADASLYEALDRTYPTPAEFYETYNNVLRDKLKRYVYAYSNISEIAVYTANPTIENGGNYHRLSDDPFFSALFDRLERSGENFMVVAYIDTSLLTPTKRISVISRMDMFRLYSDYEKYLKIDLNIGKIASILDREKDIVLLRLIDDENRIVVSGLPSETQSLQMVGFVEPKNAMVMTLGETGFAKGWKVVGIPDDRRIEALMSNARRFVLWLTVATTVIPTLLIFVILRSYHDRIQKLARHMKKIKNGQFELIELREDRDEIGGLIRSFNTMAGKINSLINDVYKLEIRQKSLELERVRAEINMLQSQMNPHFLFNTLNALYVVCTKRGYLEATEIVRNLSLLLRRMISFTDDLVPLSEEIHFTEMYLRIEKFRFGDRFNYEFQIDPQAASCLVPKMSIQPLVENACKHGLQMAKGAGKISVEARLTDRELEIYVRDDGVGMNRDALERLLSSLKSDDYGHGHVGIRNVYRRLELFYGENIRFLAQSEPGKGTTIGFGIPIERLEVIAST; the protein is encoded by the coding sequence ATGTTATATAAAATTAATGACATTCCTCTTAGATATAAGTTTTTGCTCATTTACTTTCTGTGCGTTCTCATACCGATCTTGACAATCAACCTGTTGTTTTTCCATCAAAACTCGGCTCACGTCCGGATCCGTGAAGAGGACAATGTCAGGAAATCGTTCGAACGAGCGACCGGTGAATTGCTCGCCATGATCGAGGAGAGCGTCGAATTGAGCCTGTCGATTTCGGCGGATGCTTCGCTTTACGAAGCACTCGACCGTACGTACCCGACCCCGGCCGAATTTTACGAAACGTACAACAATGTTCTCCGCGACAAGCTGAAGCGATATGTGTACGCCTATTCCAACATCTCGGAAATCGCCGTTTACACGGCCAATCCGACGATCGAAAACGGCGGCAATTACCACAGGCTCAGCGACGACCCCTTTTTTTCAGCGTTGTTTGACCGACTGGAGCGTTCCGGTGAAAACTTTATGGTCGTCGCTTATATCGATACGAGTCTGCTGACTCCGACCAAGCGCATCAGCGTCATCAGCAGGATGGATATGTTCCGGTTATATTCGGATTATGAAAAATACTTAAAAATCGATCTGAACATCGGAAAAATCGCCAGCATTTTGGACCGGGAAAAGGACATCGTGCTGCTTCGGCTCATCGACGACGAAAATCGGATCGTCGTCTCGGGACTTCCCTCCGAAACGCAAAGTTTGCAAATGGTCGGTTTTGTCGAGCCGAAAAATGCCATGGTCATGACACTTGGAGAAACGGGTTTCGCCAAAGGATGGAAAGTCGTCGGCATTCCCGACGACCGGCGGATCGAGGCGCTCATGAGCAACGCCCGCCGGTTCGTCTTATGGCTGACGGTCGCCACCACTGTCATCCCGACGCTGCTCATTTTCGTCATCCTTCGCTCGTATCATGACCGGATCCAAAAATTGGCACGACACATGAAAAAAATCAAAAACGGCCAGTTCGAATTGATCGAACTGCGCGAGGACCGCGACGAAATCGGCGGGCTCATCCGCAGCTTCAACACGATGGCCGGTAAAATCAACTCTCTGATCAACGACGTTTACAAACTCGAAATCCGGCAAAAAAGTCTGGAGCTCGAACGGGTCCGCGCGGAAATCAACATGCTGCAAAGCCAGATGAATCCCCATTTTCTGTTTAATACGTTAAATGCCTTGTACGTTGTATGTACTAAACGGGGGTATTTGGAGGCAACAGAAATTGTCCGGAATCTTTCTCTTTTGTTGCGCCGAATGATCAGCTTTACGGACGATCTCGTGCCGCTGAGCGAGGAAATCCATTTTACGGAAATGTATTTGCGAATCGAGAAGTTCCGATTCGGAGACCGGTTCAATTATGAGTTTCAAATCGACCCGCAAGCGGCGTCTTGCCTCGTTCCGAAAATGAGTATCCAGCCGCTCGTGGAAAACGCCTGCAAACACGGGCTGCAGATGGCGAAGGGGGCCGGGAAAATCTCGGTGGAGGCCAGGTTAACCGATCGCGAGCTCGAAATTTATGTCCGCGACGACGGGGTCGGCATGAACAGAGATGCCTTGGAACGGTTGTTGAGTTCTCTGAAATCTGACGATTACGGCCATGGTCACGTCGGCATCCGGAACGTGTACCGCAGGCTGGAGTTGTTTTATGGAGAAAACATAAGATTCTTGGCACAAAGCGAGCCCGGTAAAGGAACGACGATCGGCTTCGGCATTCCAATTGAACGATTGGAGGTTATTGCATCGACATGA
- a CDS encoding sugar ABC transporter permease, which produces MIGYRLRRRLWLAFSYLLLVLIAIFAAYPSLWVIMASFRPGTSLFSETFWPERWTTVHYRELFYKFKFAQWYVNTLKIAAVSTVFGTLFVLLTGYAFSRFRFYGKKTIMTVLFVLGMFPSFMSLIAVYILLLNMNLLNRHSALMMVYSAGAALGYLLVKGYFDTIPKSLEEAARIDGASHWTVFVRIFLPLSRPLVVFLSVTTFAGAFNDFIFAQMVLRSQEKLTLAVGLYNMVSGQFATQFTVFAAGCVLVAVPITILFMAMQRFLVEGLTAGADRR; this is translated from the coding sequence ATGATCGGGTATCGCCTGCGCAGGAGGCTTTGGCTGGCGTTCAGTTATCTGTTGCTCGTGCTGATCGCGATTTTTGCCGCGTACCCGTCGCTCTGGGTGATCATGGCGTCGTTTCGCCCCGGCACGTCGCTGTTCAGCGAGACGTTTTGGCCGGAGCGGTGGACGACGGTTCATTACCGGGAATTGTTTTATAAATTCAAATTCGCGCAATGGTACGTCAACACGCTGAAAATCGCCGCGGTTTCGACGGTGTTCGGCACGCTGTTCGTGCTGCTTACGGGATACGCGTTTTCCCGGTTCCGGTTTTACGGCAAAAAGACGATCATGACCGTTCTGTTCGTGCTCGGGATGTTTCCGTCGTTTATGAGTCTGATCGCGGTCTATATTCTGCTTTTGAATATGAACCTGCTCAACCGGCATTCCGCCCTGATGATGGTCTATTCGGCGGGAGCGGCGCTCGGTTATTTGCTCGTCAAGGGGTATTTCGACACGATCCCGAAAAGCCTCGAGGAAGCGGCCCGGATCGACGGAGCGAGCCACTGGACCGTCTTTGTCCGGATTTTCCTGCCGCTGTCGCGGCCGCTCGTCGTCTTTTTGTCCGTCACGACGTTCGCCGGCGCGTTCAACGATTTTATTTTCGCCCAGATGGTGCTCCGGTCGCAGGAAAAGCTGACGCTTGCGGTGGGGCTCTACAACATGGTCAGCGGGCAGTTCGCCACGCAGTTTACGGTTTTCGCGGCCGGCTGCGTCCTGGTGGCGGTGCCGATCACGATTCTGTTTATGGCGATGCAGCGGTTTTTGGTCGAAGGGCTGACGGCGGGGGCGGATCGGCGGTGA
- a CDS encoding maltose ABC transporter substrate-binding protein — MKKWWMLLCALVLTVPLAACGSNGSGSSSPPSSTSPEPSATAAAEDGGDTAGLKPEPGAKLIVWEAKEQQPFLEVMAKEFEAKYGVPVEFQEVNPVDQLGRIKTDGPAGLAADIFVMPHDQLSEAVASGFLLPNDVFAEETKQNFVKAAVDAVTFNGTLWGYPRNMETYLLFYNKSLVKPEDLKDWNSIIAFAKSFNDPANNKFGFMYEVNNFYYNYAFIAGYGGYVFGKNGTDPNDIGLNNAGAVEAMKFFRSLREALPIRATDATFDVKTNLFQTGKLAINMDGVWQLGNFTKEKLGFDVGAVPLPPLPNGQRPIPFAGVKAYFVSAFSKYPNAAKLFIHYVTTKEALVKDYELTGIIPARVGMDSDPAIQNNELARAFLEQFKTAQPMPSIIEMRQVWGPITAALEPIWNGEDIQKTLDKAVQDIKTAIAQQSKS, encoded by the coding sequence ATGAAAAAGTGGTGGATGCTGCTGTGCGCGCTGGTGTTGACGGTTCCGCTCGCCGCCTGCGGATCGAACGGAAGCGGATCGTCGTCGCCGCCTTCCTCGACTTCACCGGAGCCGTCGGCGACGGCGGCGGCGGAAGACGGCGGCGATACGGCCGGACTCAAGCCGGAACCCGGCGCCAAACTGATCGTCTGGGAAGCGAAAGAACAGCAGCCGTTCCTGGAAGTGATGGCCAAGGAGTTCGAGGCCAAGTACGGCGTTCCCGTCGAGTTTCAGGAAGTAAATCCCGTCGACCAGTTGGGGCGCATCAAAACAGACGGACCGGCGGGCCTGGCCGCGGACATTTTCGTCATGCCGCACGATCAGCTCAGCGAAGCCGTGGCTTCCGGATTTTTGCTGCCGAACGACGTATTCGCCGAAGAGACGAAACAAAATTTCGTCAAGGCGGCGGTGGACGCCGTCACGTTTAACGGCACGCTGTGGGGCTACCCGCGGAACATGGAAACCTACCTCCTGTTTTACAACAAATCGCTCGTGAAACCGGAAGACCTTAAGGACTGGAACAGCATCATCGCGTTCGCGAAATCGTTCAACGATCCCGCCAACAACAAGTTCGGCTTCATGTACGAAGTCAACAACTTCTACTACAATTACGCGTTCATCGCCGGCTACGGCGGGTATGTGTTCGGTAAAAACGGCACCGATCCGAACGATATCGGCCTGAACAACGCGGGCGCGGTGGAAGCGATGAAGTTTTTCCGCAGCCTGCGCGAGGCGCTGCCGATCCGCGCGACCGACGCCACGTTCGACGTCAAGACAAATCTGTTCCAGACAGGGAAGCTCGCGATCAACATGGACGGTGTCTGGCAGCTCGGCAATTTTACGAAGGAAAAACTCGGGTTCGACGTCGGCGCCGTACCGCTGCCGCCGCTTCCCAACGGACAACGTCCGATTCCGTTCGCGGGCGTCAAGGCGTATTTCGTCAGCGCGTTCAGCAAGTATCCGAACGCGGCGAAGTTGTTCATCCATTACGTCACGACGAAAGAGGCGCTCGTCAAAGACTATGAATTGACGGGCATCATTCCGGCCCGCGTCGGCATGGACAGCGACCCGGCGATTCAAAACAACGAGCTAGCGCGGGCGTTTCTCGAACAGTTCAAAACGGCACAGCCGATGCCGTCCATTATCGAAATGCGGCAGGTATGGGGGCCGATCACCGCGGCGCTCGAGCCGATCTGGAACGGCGAGGACATCCAGAAAACCCTGGACAAGGCGGTTCAGGACATCAAGACCGCTATCGCACAACAATCGAAGAGTTAA
- a CDS encoding alpha-amylase, whose protein sequence is MRTRALAATSVLSALVAAALGYAAIRSADVAREAAPVWTPPAETVPMGESVGVFYEIFVRSFRDSDGDGIGDLNGVTASLDYLADLGVRGIWLMPIQPAASYHGYDVTDYYGIHPDYGTMEDFRRLVAEAHRRGIRVILDLVLNHTSDKHPWFREAAEGSDNPRRDWYVWAEDQGIEPTEPGPWGQKVWHRIGGSFYLGVFWEKMPDLNPDNPEVRAEWIRIGQFWLKLGVDGFRLDAAKHIYENFRSSVGDRLTTEKNTAWWREFRRGLDEVNPNAYLVGEVWDSPAVIGPYLNGAFDSAFNFELANRLVGTARAERASTVVESLSKVLAYYSSQSGGRFVDAPFLTNHDQNRVMSELGGRVGRAKIAASLLLTMPGNPFLYYGEELGMRGTKPDERIREPMPWSEDGRSDGDTRWEPALNRTPGVSVEKQRNDPDSLLNHYRKMIALRNREPLLQNGGIARFPLAGDGVLGYVRFRGDDRLLVVHNLTGLPQRVDLWTGGRLPFRKIAFASEKGARLSRGRELELPPYATVLMR, encoded by the coding sequence ATTCGGACGCGGGCGCTTGCGGCAACGTCGGTGTTGTCGGCGCTTGTTGCGGCGGCGCTCGGTTATGCGGCGATCCGGTCGGCGGACGTCGCGCGGGAAGCAGCGCCGGTCTGGACGCCCCCGGCCGAAACGGTGCCGATGGGGGAAAGCGTCGGCGTTTTTTATGAAATTTTCGTCCGCTCGTTTCGCGATTCGGACGGCGACGGCATCGGCGATCTGAACGGAGTGACGGCATCGCTGGATTATTTGGCGGATCTCGGCGTCCGCGGCATCTGGCTGATGCCGATCCAGCCGGCGGCCAGTTATCACGGGTACGACGTCACGGATTATTACGGCATCCATCCCGATTACGGGACGATGGAGGATTTCCGCCGGTTGGTGGCGGAGGCGCACCGGCGCGGAATCCGGGTCATCCTCGATCTCGTCCTCAACCATACGAGCGACAAGCATCCGTGGTTCCGGGAGGCGGCCGAAGGAAGCGACAATCCGCGCCGCGACTGGTACGTCTGGGCGGAGGATCAGGGGATCGAGCCGACGGAGCCGGGACCGTGGGGACAAAAAGTGTGGCACCGCATCGGCGGATCTTTCTATCTAGGAGTTTTCTGGGAGAAGATGCCGGATTTGAATCCGGACAATCCGGAAGTGCGGGCCGAATGGATCCGGATCGGACAATTTTGGCTGAAGCTCGGCGTCGACGGGTTCCGGCTCGATGCGGCGAAGCATATTTATGAAAATTTCCGCTCGTCCGTCGGCGACCGGCTGACCACGGAGAAAAATACGGCATGGTGGCGGGAGTTTCGCCGCGGTTTGGACGAAGTGAATCCGAACGCGTATTTGGTCGGCGAAGTCTGGGATTCGCCGGCGGTGATCGGTCCGTATTTAAACGGGGCGTTTGATTCCGCTTTCAATTTCGAACTGGCGAATCGGCTCGTCGGAACGGCCCGGGCGGAGCGCGCTTCGACGGTCGTCGAGTCGCTCTCGAAGGTGCTCGCCTATTATTCGTCGCAATCCGGCGGCCGGTTCGTCGACGCGCCGTTTCTGACCAACCACGACCAGAACCGGGTGATGAGCGAGCTCGGCGGCCGCGTGGGACGGGCGAAGATCGCCGCGTCTTTGTTGCTGACGATGCCGGGCAATCCGTTTCTGTATTACGGCGAGGAACTCGGCATGCGCGGAACGAAGCCCGACGAGCGGATCCGCGAACCGATGCCGTGGTCCGAGGACGGCCGGTCGGACGGCGATACGCGGTGGGAACCGGCGCTAAACCGGACGCCTGGCGTGTCGGTGGAAAAACAGAGAAACGACCCGGATTCGCTCTTGAACCATTACCGGAAGATGATCGCGCTTCGCAACCGGGAACCGCTTCTTCAAAACGGCGGGATCGCGCGTTTTCCGCTCGCCGGCGACGGCGTGCTGGGATACGTGCGGTTTCGCGGCGACGATCGGCTGCTGGTGGTGCACAATCTGACCGGTTTACCGCAGCGGGTCGATCTGTGGACGGGCGGCAGACTGCCGTTCAGAAAAATTGCGTTCGCGAGCGAAAAAGGGGCGCGTCTTTCGCGCGGCCGGGAATTGGAACTGCCGCCGTACGCGACCGTTTTGATGCGATGA
- a CDS encoding alpha-glycosidase, whose translation MLLEAVFHRPTMPWAYACDENTIHLRLRTKRDDVKRAFAVAGDKYAWDQTRQTLPMTKRFSDALFDYWQVAVRPPFRRLRYGFMLRSGRETVWYGENGFSREPLADAHGLFEYPFLHPGDVFRPPEWAKEVVFYQIFPDRFANGDPSNDPPGTEPWGGRPTPRSVFGGDLAGIIDRLDYLAELGVNALYLTPIFEAPSNHKYDTKDYRKIDPHFGDAETLRRLVAACHERGIRVVLDAVFNHCGAEFAPFVDVLEKGRDSAYAGWFHVREWPPAVRDGIPTYDTFAFVPTMPKLNTEHPKVRDYLLGVAEYWIETADIDGWRLDVADEVDHRFWRDFRKTVKRAKPDAYIVGEIWHDASPWLQGDQFDAVMNYPFADAVLDFFAKERIDAKQFADAIGSLLARYPDPVTEVAFNLLGSHDTPRLLTMCGGDKRRMKLAVLFQLTFPGAPCIYYGDEIGMTGGGDPDCRRCMIWDADRQDRDLFAHYRTLIALRRANSALRTGDFRFLRARPGDRRLVYERKDENAHFVIFLNAGRRAANVSAAVPEGRWTDVWTGEAVEATGRRLTLRLPAYGFRMLKRDTP comes from the coding sequence ATGCTGCTGGAAGCTGTCTTCCACCGCCCGACCATGCCCTGGGCGTACGCCTGCGACGAAAACACGATCCATCTCCGCCTGCGCACCAAACGCGACGATGTAAAACGGGCGTTCGCCGTCGCCGGCGACAAATACGCGTGGGACCAGACGCGGCAAACGCTCCCCATGACGAAACGTTTCAGCGACGCCCTGTTCGACTACTGGCAGGTCGCCGTCCGGCCGCCGTTTCGCCGACTCCGGTACGGATTCATGCTCCGTTCCGGCCGGGAAACCGTCTGGTACGGCGAAAACGGTTTTTCCCGCGAACCGCTCGCCGACGCCCACGGACTGTTCGAATACCCGTTCCTTCATCCCGGCGACGTGTTCCGGCCGCCGGAGTGGGCGAAGGAAGTGGTGTTTTATCAGATTTTTCCCGACCGCTTCGCCAACGGCGACCCGTCCAACGATCCGCCCGGCACCGAACCTTGGGGCGGACGGCCGACGCCGCGAAGTGTCTTCGGCGGAGACCTGGCGGGCATTATCGACCGGCTCGACTACCTCGCCGAACTCGGCGTCAACGCACTCTATCTGACGCCGATTTTCGAAGCGCCGTCCAACCACAAGTACGATACGAAAGATTATCGAAAAATCGACCCGCACTTCGGCGACGCGGAAACGTTACGCCGGCTGGTCGCCGCCTGTCACGAACGCGGCATCCGCGTCGTGCTCGACGCCGTGTTCAACCATTGCGGCGCCGAGTTCGCGCCGTTCGTCGACGTGCTGGAAAAAGGCCGCGACTCGGCATACGCCGGCTGGTTCCACGTCCGCGAGTGGCCGCCCGCCGTCCGCGACGGAATTCCGACCTACGACACGTTCGCGTTCGTCCCGACGATGCCGAAACTGAACACGGAACATCCGAAAGTCCGCGATTACCTGCTCGGCGTCGCGGAATATTGGATCGAAACCGCCGACATCGACGGCTGGCGGCTCGACGTCGCCGACGAGGTCGACCACCGGTTTTGGCGGGACTTCCGCAAAACCGTCAAGCGCGCCAAACCCGACGCCTACATCGTCGGCGAAATCTGGCACGACGCCTCGCCCTGGCTGCAGGGCGACCAGTTCGACGCGGTGATGAATTACCCGTTCGCCGACGCCGTCCTCGACTTTTTCGCAAAAGAACGGATCGACGCCAAGCAATTCGCCGATGCGATCGGTTCGCTGCTCGCCCGTTATCCAGATCCGGTGACGGAAGTCGCCTTCAACCTGCTCGGCAGCCACGACACGCCGCGGCTGTTGACGATGTGCGGCGGCGACAAACGGCGCATGAAACTGGCCGTGCTGTTCCAGTTGACGTTTCCCGGCGCGCCGTGCATTTATTACGGCGACGAAATCGGCATGACCGGCGGCGGCGACCCGGATTGCCGACGGTGCATGATCTGGGATGCCGACCGACAGGACCGCGACCTGTTCGCCCATTATCGGACGCTGATCGCCCTGCGCCGGGCGAATTCCGCGCTGCGGACCGGCGATTTCCGGTTCTTGCGCGCCCGTCCCGGCGACCGACGGCTGGTCTACGAGCGGAAAGACGAAAACGCACACTTTGTGATCTTCCTCAACGCCGGCCGTCGCGCCGCAAACGTCAGCGCCGCCGTTCCCGAAGGCCGCTGGACGGACGTTTGGACGGGTGAGGCGGTGGAGGCGACCGGCCGCCGGTTGACGTTGCGGCTGCCCGCCTACGGTTTTCGGATGTTGAAAAGAGATACCCCTTGA